From the genome of bacterium:
TCATTTCAGCGATAAGCTTAGCTGTGTTAGCCGGTGACTTTACTCGCCCTATTGTCACATGTGGCGAAAACCGCTTGTCATCTCGTGGAATTCTTGCGACCCTGCAAACGCCTTCAACCCTTTCCCTGAGTTCGCTAAGTTTATCAGTGTCTCCTTCAAGCCCGATCCATACGACTCTTGGATAACGACCTCCAAAAGTTCCGAGTTCAGAAAGTTTTAGCGATATGTTGCCCAACCCGCTGAGATTCCTGCTTAGGGACTTTATTTTTTCAGCCTGCTCCGCGGTTATGTCACCCAGAAACCTTATTGTAAGATGAATGTTTTTCGGCTCGACCCATTTTACCTTTACAGGAAGTTTTGACAGTGGCAAAATTATTTCTCCATTAATCCATCCCCTTATCCCCTCGGGAATTTCGATAGCCAAAAACGCTCTGAATTTTTCCAAATTTTTGCCCACTATTTTAATTAATTTATTTTTTAATGCGATGTCAATAGCAACCTGAAAGGGCGGAAGGCTTTTGCGCAAACTAATGCAGTGAGTAGGTCGCGAGCGGAATTGCATAGCGAAGGATTATGTATATGCTCGATATGGCGAGTGAAACCAGCACCGTCGGGACGCCATATTTCATGAATTTTACGAAAGATATTTTTATGTTTAGCGTTCTTTCTATGAAACCTATCATTACTATTGTTGCGGTGGTTCCGAATATCGTGCTGTTTCCGCCGAGACATGCGCCGAGCGACAGCGACCAGAAAAATGGTTTCCATAGAAGTGCTTGTGGAATCCCCGAATGAGAAGCGACGAAAGCGACTAATTCCTTAACAATCGGCACCATTGCCGCCACAGAGGCACTTGTGAGAACACCAACTATGGCGCCCGAAAACCATAATATGGACATCATGGCGCCCAGAGGTTTTCCGCCTGATAGTCGAAATAGAACCTTTGCAGCTCCATGCATAACGCCGGCATGTTCCATACCAGATACGACCATGAAAAGCCCGACGAGGAAAAATATCGTTGCCCAATCTATCTCGTTTACCACTTCTTCAAATTTGACATTCCTACATATTATGATTAAAAGCGATGCTCCGGTTAATGCCACTATGGCTGGTGTTATGTGAAGCTTGTCGTGAATTAAAAATCCTACTATAACGAGGGCGAAAACAATAAGTGACTTTTCGAGAGCGAGGGGTGCTACTATGGCACTTTTTGGTTCTATGCTCTTTATGGCTGCCCTTTTCTCCCTGGGCACAAGAAATTTCCTCTTAAAAAGGAATCTTATCGCCACCAAACCGACGAGAAGAATTATTATCACCGCAGGAGCTGTGTTAACGATGAAGTCGTTGAAACTTAGTTTTGCTGCGCTACCGATTATCATGTTTGGCGGGTCACCTATTAGTGTTGCAGTGCCACCCACATTGGCTGCAAAGACCTCGACTATAAGAAACGGTATGGCGGGTACTCCCAGCCTTTCGCATGTTAGAAGAACTACAGGGGATATAAGAAGCACAGTGGTAACATTGTCCAAAAATGCGGAAAGTCCTGCTGTTCCAAGCGCTATTAGTATCATTATCCTGACCGGTTCACCGCTGGAAAATTTGATAAGCGAAAGGGCTATCCACTGGAAAAAACCAGTTTTCGAAAGAATTCCCACGAGAAGCATCATGCTGACCATGAGAAACAATACTTCCTTATCTATAGCGTCAAAAGCGGTGTGGACATTAACCACGCCGATATCTATAAGTATAGCAGCCGCAAAAACGGTCGCGACGGCTTTGTTAACCTTCCCCGTTATTATGGCTGCCATCGTGACAACGAAAACAACTATCGATACTGTCTGTTGCCAGCTCATTCTACCATTATTCTCGCTATAAGGTCTCTTCGGCTTAGTATCCCTACCAGCTTGTCGCCCTCAAGAACATAAACATACCTGACTTTATTTCTGACCATAATGAACGCGGCCTCCATAACATTGGTATCCGGTGACACAGTGAAAACCTTAGTGCCCGCAATATCGCTTGCGCGTATGGTCTTCCTTTTCTTGAAAAGTTCGAGGAGTGGCTCGCTCGACTTAAGGAATTTCAAACTTTTCATTGCATCCATGTATTCTGGTATCGCTATCCTAAGTATATTGTAGCACGACACCACCCCCATAAATTTCCCGTCCTTGTCAACAACCGGAATGGTATCGACACCACTCTCAAACATCGTGTTGACTATTTCCTCCAGCGTCGCATGTTGGGATATGGTGACGATGTCCGTTTTCATCAGGTCGGCAACAAGTAGCTCTTTCTCTACGGTGACTC
Proteins encoded in this window:
- a CDS encoding ArsB/NhaD family transporter, which translates into the protein MSWQQTVSIVVFVVTMAAIITGKVNKAVATVFAAAILIDIGVVNVHTAFDAIDKEVLFLMVSMMLLVGILSKTGFFQWIALSLIKFSSGEPVRIMILIALGTAGLSAFLDNVTTVLLISPVVLLTCERLGVPAIPFLIVEVFAANVGGTATLIGDPPNMIIGSAAKLSFNDFIVNTAPAVIIILLVGLVAIRFLFKRKFLVPREKRAAIKSIEPKSAIVAPLALEKSLIVFALVIVGFLIHDKLHITPAIVALTGASLLIIICRNVKFEEVVNEIDWATIFFLVGLFMVVSGMEHAGVMHGAAKVLFRLSGGKPLGAMMSILWFSGAIVGVLTSASVAAMVPIVKELVAFVASHSGIPQALLWKPFFWSLSLGACLGGNSTIFGTTATIVMIGFIERTLNIKISFVKFMKYGVPTVLVSLAISSIYIILRYAIPLATYSLH
- the thpR gene encoding RNA 2',3'-cyclic phosphodiesterase — translated: MGKNLEKFRAFLAIEIPEGIRGWINGEIILPLSKLPVKVKWVEPKNIHLTIRFLGDITAEQAEKIKSLSRNLSGLGNISLKLSELGTFGGRYPRVVWIGLEGDTDKLSELRERVEGVCRVARIPRDDKRFSPHVTIGRVKSPANTAKLIAEMKRLKVKPLSFVASEMILFKSTLTPEGPIYEKVERFKF
- a CDS encoding CBS domain-containing protein, which codes for MKLSHYLDEQSIIISHKLTNIDEIVDMLLAATENRHPTCPLVKFRDILYPTKEAPQNFLGEGIYFPHARIEGLRDFVLCFGITPNGIPAPTPDGKPILFSILIICPFEKNTLMLKIRSAFIKLLSESFIREELLSAEDPNEVLKIIDKSGVTVEKELLVADLMKTDIVTISQHATLEEIVNTMFESGVDTIPVVDKDGKFMGVVSCYNILRIAIPEYMDAMKSLKFLKSSEPLLELFKKRKTIRASDIAGTKVFTVSPDTNVMEAAFIMVRNKVRYVYVLEGDKLVGILSRRDLIARIMVE